From a single Lactococcus allomyrinae genomic region:
- the uvrA gene encoding excinuclease ABC subunit UvrA, whose amino-acid sequence MPQDKIVIHGAREHNLKNIDVEIPRDKLVVVTGVSGSGKSSLAFETLYAEGQRRYVESLSAYARQFLGNMDKPDVDSIDGLSPAISIDQKTTSKNPRSTVGTVTEINDYLRLLYARAGTPYCINGHGKISAQSVEEIVEQILELPEKTRLQILAPVVRGKKGTHVKMFERIQKDGYVRVRVNGEVYDVSDAPELDKNKKHNIEIVIDRIVVKEGIRSRLFDSVEAALHQAEGYVIVDKMDGEELLFSEFYACPVCGFTVPELEPRLFSFNAPFGSCPDCDGLGVKLEPDVDLIIPDGTKTLREGAIVYWYGKASTYYPALLEQAMTQFGVDLDTPWEELSVADQELVLQGSGERLFHFYHEGDFGLRDQDMTFVGVIPNLWRRFQSGMTESAREMARAYMTELTCTTCHGYRLNDQALSVKVGEKNIAEFSILSIGDTLDYVGTLHLSENNEIIAKPILKEIKDRLTFLKNVGLDYLTLSRSSGTLSGGESQRIRLATQIGSNLSGVLYILDEPSIGLHQRDNDRLIESLQKMRDLGNTLIVVEHDEDTMMAADWLIDVGPGAGDLGGEIIASGTPKQVMKNKKSLTGQYLAGKRSIPVPEKRRVVDKKKMVKVVGARENNLQNIDAEFPLGLMTAVTGVSGSGKSTLVNSILKKALAQKLNHNSEKPGKYKKLTGYEGIERLIDIDQSPIGRTPRSNPATYTSTFDDIRDLFANTNEAKIRGYKKGRFSFNVKGGRCEACSGDGIIKIEMHFLPDVYVPCEVCHGKRYNSETLEVHYKGKNISEVLDMRVSDALDFFRHIPKIERKLQTIVDVGLGYVTLGQPATTLSGGEAQRMKLASELQKRSTGKSFYILDEPTTGLHSEDIATLIKVLDRLVDQGNTIVVIEHNLDVIKTADYIIDLGPEGGSGGGTILAKGTPEEVAEVANSYTGHYLKAKLEK is encoded by the coding sequence ATGCCACAAGATAAAATCGTTATTCACGGAGCGCGTGAACACAATCTAAAAAATATTGATGTTGAAATTCCAAGAGATAAATTGGTCGTTGTCACAGGTGTTTCGGGTTCTGGGAAGTCTTCGCTTGCCTTTGAAACCTTGTATGCCGAGGGGCAACGTCGTTATGTTGAGTCATTGTCTGCCTATGCCAGACAGTTTTTAGGCAATATGGATAAGCCTGATGTAGATAGTATTGACGGTTTGTCGCCTGCGATTTCCATTGACCAGAAAACAACCAGCAAAAATCCACGTTCAACGGTGGGCACAGTGACAGAAATCAATGATTATCTGCGTCTTTTGTATGCCCGTGCTGGTACACCTTATTGTATCAATGGACATGGAAAAATTTCCGCCCAATCTGTTGAAGAAATTGTCGAGCAAATCCTCGAACTACCAGAAAAAACACGGTTGCAAATCCTTGCACCTGTTGTAAGAGGTAAAAAAGGAACGCACGTCAAGATGTTTGAGCGGATTCAAAAAGATGGCTATGTTCGCGTTCGTGTTAATGGCGAGGTTTATGATGTCTCTGATGCACCAGAGCTGGATAAAAATAAAAAGCATAATATTGAAATTGTCATTGACCGTATTGTAGTCAAAGAAGGTATTCGTTCACGTCTATTTGATTCTGTTGAAGCAGCACTTCACCAAGCAGAAGGTTATGTGATTGTAGATAAAATGGACGGCGAAGAACTTTTATTTAGTGAGTTTTATGCTTGTCCAGTTTGTGGATTTACGGTGCCTGAGCTGGAGCCACGCTTGTTCTCATTCAATGCACCATTTGGTTCTTGTCCTGACTGTGATGGTTTAGGGGTTAAGTTAGAACCTGATGTGGATTTGATTATTCCAGATGGTACAAAAACTCTACGCGAAGGTGCGATTGTTTATTGGTATGGTAAAGCCTCCACTTATTATCCAGCACTTTTAGAGCAAGCAATGACACAATTTGGTGTAGATTTAGATACACCTTGGGAAGAATTGTCTGTGGCAGATCAGGAGCTAGTTTTGCAGGGTTCTGGCGAACGTTTGTTTCATTTTTACCATGAAGGTGATTTTGGACTGCGCGACCAAGATATGACTTTTGTTGGTGTGATTCCTAATCTATGGCGTCGTTTTCAATCTGGAATGACAGAGTCGGCACGTGAAATGGCGCGTGCTTACATGACAGAGTTGACTTGCACAACTTGTCACGGCTACCGCCTAAATGACCAAGCGTTGTCTGTCAAAGTTGGTGAAAAAAATATTGCAGAATTTTCTATTTTGTCAATTGGAGATACGCTTGACTATGTGGGAACGCTTCATTTATCTGAAAACAATGAAATTATTGCAAAACCGATTTTGAAAGAGATTAAAGATCGCTTGACTTTCTTGAAAAATGTAGGGCTAGATTATTTGACCTTATCACGCTCTAGTGGAACTTTATCAGGTGGTGAGTCTCAACGGATAAGACTTGCGACACAGATTGGGTCAAATTTGTCAGGCGTTTTGTATATTTTAGATGAACCTTCGATTGGGCTTCATCAGAGAGACAATGACCGATTGATTGAGTCTTTGCAAAAAATGCGTGATTTGGGCAATACATTGATTGTGGTGGAACATGATGAAGACACCATGATGGCGGCAGACTGGTTGATTGATGTTGGACCAGGTGCGGGGGACTTAGGCGGTGAAATCATTGCCTCTGGTACGCCAAAACAAGTGATGAAAAATAAAAAATCCCTGACAGGACAGTATTTGGCAGGCAAACGCAGTATTCCAGTACCCGAAAAACGGCGTGTGGTCGATAAGAAAAAGATGGTCAAAGTTGTCGGTGCTAGAGAAAATAATTTACAAAATATTGATGCTGAATTTCCTCTTGGATTGATGACAGCGGTCACAGGGGTTTCTGGTTCTGGAAAATCAACGCTAGTCAACAGTATTTTGAAGAAAGCTTTAGCTCAAAAATTGAATCATAATTCTGAAAAACCAGGGAAGTACAAGAAATTGACAGGCTATGAAGGTATTGAGCGCTTGATTGATATTGACCAATCTCCGATTGGACGGACACCACGGTCAAATCCTGCGACTTATACTTCAACTTTTGATGATATTCGTGATTTGTTTGCCAATACGAATGAGGCAAAAATTCGTGGTTATAAAAAGGGACGTTTCTCTTTCAATGTCAAGGGCGGACGTTGCGAGGCTTGCTCAGGTGACGGAATTATCAAGATTGAAATGCACTTTTTGCCGGATGTCTATGTGCCTTGTGAAGTTTGTCATGGAAAACGTTATAATTCCGAAACTTTGGAAGTGCATTATAAGGGAAAAAATATCTCGGAAGTGTTGGATATGCGTGTGTCTGATGCGTTAGATTTCTTCCGGCATATTCCAAAAATTGAACGTAAATTGCAAACTATTGTTGATGTCGGATTGGGCTATGTTACACTCGGTCAGCCTGCAACGACGCTTTCAGGTGGTGAAGCGCAGCGGATGAAATTGGCATCTGAATTACAAAAACGAAGCACGGGTAAATCTTTTTATATTTTGGACGAACCGACAACGGGGCTTCATTCAGAAGATATTGCAACTTTGATTAAAGTTTTAGACCGTTTGGTTGACCAAGGAAATACGATTGTTGTCATTGAGCATAATCTTGATGTAATCAAGACAGCAGATTATATCATTGATCTCGGACCTGAAGGAGGCTCTGGTGGTGGTACCATTCTTGCTAAAGGAACGCCAGAAGAAGTTGCCGAAGTTGCTAACAGCTATACAGGACACTATTTGAAAGCAAAATTAGAGAAATGA
- a CDS encoding GIY-YIG nuclease family protein, producing MSKNYYVYVLQCADNTLYCGYTDDIEKRVATHNAKKGAKYTKSRLPVKLLTAIEFDNKSEATKCEWWFKHTLNRKQKLTLIENKQLKSTFINYKNSRQN from the coding sequence ATGAGCAAAAATTATTATGTCTATGTTCTACAGTGCGCTGACAATACACTATACTGTGGCTATACAGATGATATAGAAAAGCGCGTAGCTACACACAATGCAAAAAAAGGAGCAAAATATACAAAATCAAGATTACCAGTCAAACTCTTGACTGCGATTGAGTTTGATAATAAATCTGAAGCTACTAAGTGCGAATGGTGGTTTAAGCACACACTAAACCGCAAACAAAAATTAACGCTAATTGAAAATAAACAGCTTAAATCTACCTTCATAAACTATAAAAACTCTCGACAAAATTGA
- a CDS encoding LPXTG cell wall anchor domain-containing protein, with amino-acid sequence MGGAVGLARGTSISDVYATGNTQGRSFVGGVIGAGYGEFTRLYATGRVTSTGLGAGVSNTGTSSIAGGVLGGFESYAPTNKLTDSYAMNPVISAPNTAPKEVGVLVGRVNSSTITNNYRWSRMVLPTDVIVDDDADGKHGAPLHAGLLRTRETYTENPTAWGFNETGWKWNAEQRYPMLGFGPETDGLPIATVGETTIEPVTYNGANTTLAAADLFQTFYAPTGVMGNISQYNFSWKNADGSITGTASLSADQQSIILNLTTVGEITVIATPNIDPRSLSEGQNWFEANITVTPKALNISDLALTKVWDGTPDFEITDDDMLDDMFDGLLPEDEDYVSHNLIGMLGQHTVGDVPSANVGTGIFVPEDDTLVALVGERAGNYSLSTQPEITTTITAPSIEEGLIDGKELEQTYQGQEIRIAISDLFELHDSILDDTVFELTSGHGTLVRDGDELVLSGADVGIYTIKAEHSFAQAEAEAELTIIPAVLSVSQGYIPGKIFTGTRVISSETDESGILSLPTVEGVASGEEIGFDLSKENITGIEPDFREGYEREEVLGTLAFASPYVTAHDELGHFVDNRIVTSDETDDNRLTLKFGTGTNSNNYILATAITSLNAREATENYSFDVNELFEVGHITPFDGAKLFLDGEKLQLDEVTGTITIGTDFVKYDNEISVLDALKRHENFWESEISDAIEFRLYDTNPTESLTRTLPLQTVRNNTENPSFTALPAGTYYIVAVHQASQNFYTGTPSEVYMITLTNVGDGNGNGNGNDNGNGNDNGNDNGNGNGNGNGNGNGNDNGNDNGNDNDNGGDNDNRNQLITGAENVETPKSLPMTGEIMSLLGFAGVALLTLGVMIKRKK; translated from the coding sequence GTGGGTGGAGCAGTTGGATTAGCTCGAGGTACCAGCATTTCAGATGTGTACGCAACGGGGAATACTCAAGGTCGAAGCTTTGTGGGCGGAGTTATTGGTGCAGGTTACGGGGAGTTTACAAGACTCTATGCAACTGGTAGGGTAACTTCAACGGGACTTGGTGCTGGCGTAAGTAATACAGGGACATCTTCTATTGCAGGAGGTGTTTTGGGAGGATTTGAAAGTTACGCACCTACTAACAAGCTTACTGATAGTTACGCTATGAATCCAGTTATTTCTGCACCTAATACTGCACCGAAAGAGGTTGGAGTGCTTGTAGGTAGAGTTAATTCAAGTACTATTACCAACAATTACCGTTGGTCTCGGATGGTTCTCCCTACAGATGTGATAGTGGATGATGATGCGGATGGTAAACATGGTGCGCCACTTCATGCAGGACTATTGCGAACTAGAGAAACTTATACAGAAAATCCTACCGCATGGGGCTTTAATGAAACGGGATGGAAGTGGAATGCAGAACAGCGTTATCCCATGTTAGGCTTTGGACCAGAAACGGATGGATTACCTATTGCGACAGTGGGAGAAACTACAATAGAGCCAGTGACTTATAACGGTGCCAATACTACTTTGGCTGCTGCTGATTTATTCCAAACTTTCTATGCTCCGACAGGGGTGATGGGAAATATCAGTCAATATAACTTTTCTTGGAAAAATGCAGACGGATCAATTACAGGTACGGCTAGTTTATCAGCAGATCAACAGTCAATTATTCTTAACTTGACAACAGTTGGAGAAATCACAGTTATTGCTACTCCAAATATTGACCCACGTAGTCTATCTGAAGGACAAAATTGGTTTGAAGCTAATATCACAGTTACACCGAAAGCATTGAATATTAGTGACTTAGCGCTAACAAAAGTATGGGATGGGACACCAGACTTTGAAATCACAGATGATGATATGCTAGACGATATGTTTGATGGTCTGCTTCCAGAAGATGAAGACTACGTTTCTCATAATCTTATTGGAATGTTAGGACAACATACAGTAGGTGATGTTCCTAGTGCTAATGTGGGGACAGGAATTTTTGTTCCAGAAGATGATACACTCGTTGCTTTGGTGGGAGAACGTGCAGGAAACTATAGTTTATCGACCCAGCCAGAGATTACCACAACAATTACAGCTCCAAGCATTGAAGAGGGGTTGATTGATGGTAAAGAGCTTGAGCAAACTTATCAAGGACAGGAAATCCGTATTGCTATTTCAGACTTGTTTGAACTTCATGACAGTATTTTAGACGATACAGTATTTGAGTTGACTTCAGGGCATGGGACACTTGTTCGTGACGGTGATGAGCTTGTCTTGAGTGGCGCGGATGTAGGAATCTATACGATTAAAGCCGAACATAGTTTTGCTCAGGCAGAGGCAGAAGCGGAATTGACAATTATCCCAGCAGTTCTTTCGGTTTCACAAGGCTATATTCCAGGAAAAATATTCACAGGAACTCGTGTTATTTCATCAGAAACTGATGAGAGCGGAATATTGAGTCTTCCCACAGTCGAAGGCGTTGCATCTGGAGAAGAGATTGGTTTTGATTTATCAAAGGAGAATATTACAGGGATTGAGCCTGATTTTCGTGAAGGATATGAGCGCGAAGAAGTATTGGGAACACTTGCGTTTGCTAGCCCGTATGTTACTGCTCATGATGAATTAGGGCATTTTGTAGATAATCGAATTGTGACTAGTGATGAAACGGACGACAATCGTTTGACGCTTAAATTTGGTACTGGAACGAACTCCAATAATTATATCTTGGCAACGGCGATAACAAGTCTTAATGCTCGTGAAGCAACGGAAAATTATAGTTTTGATGTAAATGAGCTTTTTGAAGTAGGGCACATTACTCCATTTGATGGGGCAAAACTCTTTCTAGATGGAGAGAAATTGCAGCTTGATGAAGTGACAGGAACGATTACGATAGGTACAGATTTTGTCAAGTATGATAATGAAATAAGCGTGTTGGATGCTTTGAAACGTCATGAGAATTTCTGGGAGAGTGAAATTTCTGATGCAATAGAATTTCGTCTTTATGATACAAATCCAACAGAAAGTTTGACACGGACCCTACCACTTCAAACTGTGCGAAATAATACGGAGAATCCAAGTTTCACAGCTTTACCTGCAGGAACTTACTATATCGTAGCCGTGCATCAAGCAAGCCAAAATTTCTATACAGGTACTCCTTCAGAGGTCTATATGATTACATTAACAAATGTTGGTGATGGCAATGGCAATGGCAATGGCAATGACAATGGCAATGGCAATGACAATGGCAATGACAATGGTAATGGCAATGGCAATGGCAATGGCAATGGCAATGGCAATGACAATGGCAATGACAATGGCAATGACAATGACAATGGCGGTGATAATGATAATAGAAACCAACTTATTACAGGTGCTGAAAATGTTGAGACACCAAAGTCCCTTCCCATGACTGGAGAAATAATGAGTTTACTCGGATTTGCAGGTGTAGCTCTATTAACTTTAGGGGTGATGATTAAGAGGAAAAAATGA